Proteins from a genomic interval of Deltaproteobacteria bacterium:
- a CDS encoding tetratricopeptide repeat protein, which produces MIVILLLVALQPWGAAKEAIDPTAGSTIGENIDDPDKTIVKFEGLAAANKDDPTVFFTLGLSYAKKDKLDKAISAFKYVTELSPTDDDGFHYLGLCYRRAKRFDDAIEALGHAVELNNQSPEIFFDLGLANLDKKSYSNAIEAFGNAVRLRPAFAAAHYNLGVAYEKKDNLDEAITEYKATLRLDPEYTPALVNLGKSYADRGFTEQAVKMLNKALQLSPNDAMAHYNLGVIHQRRGELNDAIAAYAKVVRIDPTYAEAYNNTGVIYDKLGKGPESITEFNKALKQRKNFVDAIYNLGLAQYKSGQVDAARKTLEGLVYDKPDHRDAQIALGEIYYQRGNMKAALAAYSVALKDRPADAETHRKLGQAFMKARKFTQAAEAFDKYASLLPKNAEAQILLGSAQAARKDWKSAIAAFEKAREVDPYNTEARVKLAQALMSYGFSSRAYDELQGALEDHPNFGPAWMVKGQLELRRGKYDDAEKYFKKALAFNAQLSEAYVGLGQIHFARGEHSQEIIAYRNAIAADPRDARAHVELGRALYARGNNNDAIASYRQSLKISPDFAEANYYLAFALYKDGKVEEAIASLKAATKADPKYAEAHFNLGKILERKGLIAEAIKSYRAAVAAKNDYNDAILALERLSPGESYKKRKAPPPPEP; this is translated from the coding sequence GTGATCGTAATTTTATTATTAGTTGCCCTGCAGCCTTGGGGAGCTGCAAAGGAAGCAATAGATCCAACTGCTGGTAGCACAATTGGTGAAAATATTGATGATCCCGACAAAACTATTGTTAAATTTGAGGGTCTCGCTGCGGCAAATAAAGATGATCCGACAGTATTTTTTACCTTAGGATTATCATATGCGAAGAAAGACAAATTAGATAAAGCGATATCAGCTTTTAAATATGTTACAGAATTATCGCCAACTGATGACGATGGTTTTCACTACTTAGGTCTTTGCTATCGACGCGCAAAACGTTTTGATGATGCCATTGAAGCATTAGGGCATGCTGTTGAATTAAATAACCAAAGTCCAGAGATTTTTTTCGACCTGGGCCTCGCCAATTTAGACAAAAAATCATACTCTAACGCGATTGAGGCTTTTGGTAATGCGGTACGATTGCGTCCAGCATTTGCTGCAGCCCACTACAATCTTGGTGTTGCATACGAAAAAAAAGATAATCTCGATGAAGCCATTACTGAGTATAAAGCAACGTTACGATTAGATCCTGAATATACACCGGCTTTAGTAAACTTAGGTAAATCATATGCTGATCGTGGTTTTACTGAGCAGGCGGTTAAAATGCTTAATAAAGCGCTACAGCTAAGTCCCAACGATGCCATGGCTCATTATAATTTGGGCGTCATCCATCAGCGGCGTGGTGAATTAAATGATGCGATTGCAGCATATGCAAAAGTAGTTCGAATTGATCCTACCTATGCTGAAGCCTACAATAACACTGGCGTTATTTATGACAAGCTAGGTAAGGGTCCAGAATCAATTACAGAGTTTAATAAAGCACTAAAGCAGCGCAAAAATTTTGTTGATGCAATTTATAATCTTGGTTTAGCCCAATATAAATCAGGGCAAGTTGATGCAGCTCGCAAAACACTCGAAGGTTTAGTTTATGATAAACCTGATCATCGAGACGCACAGATTGCTCTTGGTGAAATTTATTATCAACGTGGCAATATGAAAGCAGCATTGGCAGCATATAGTGTAGCTTTAAAAGACCGTCCAGCCGATGCTGAAACTCATAGAAAGCTTGGCCAAGCTTTCATGAAAGCTCGTAAATTTACGCAAGCTGCTGAAGCTTTTGACAAATATGCCAGCTTACTTCCTAAAAATGCTGAGGCGCAGATTTTATTAGGATCAGCACAAGCGGCGCGTAAAGACTGGAAAAGTGCAATAGCGGCTTTTGAAAAAGCTCGTGAGGTTGATCCTTACAATACTGAAGCTCGAGTTAAATTAGCCCAAGCGTTAATGTCATATGGTTTTAGTTCTCGTGCTTATGATGAATTACAAGGAGCCCTTGAAGATCATCCTAATTTTGGTCCAGCATGGATGGTGAAGGGGCAGCTTGAGTTACGACGAGGTAAGTATGATGATGCTGAAAAATATTTTAAAAAGGCTTTAGCATTCAACGCACAGTTGAGTGAAGCTTATGTCGGTTTAGGACAAATTCATTTCGCTCGTGGTGAACATAGCCAAGAAATAATTGCCTATCGAAACGCAATTGCTGCAGATCCTCGTGATGCTCGAGCTCATGTAGAGTTGGGTCGTGCGTTATATGCCAGAGGAAACAATAATGATGCGATTGCTAGTTATCGCCAATCTTTAAAGATAAGCCCAGATTTCGCTGAAGCTAATTATTATCTCGCATTTGCTTTATATAAAGACGGTAAGGTTGAAGAAGCAATAGCATCGTTGAAAGCAGCGACTAAGGCAGATCCAAAATACGCTGAAGCTCATTTCAATTTAGGAAAAATACTTGAGCGCAAAGGTTTAATTGCCGAAGCAATAAAATCATATCGCGCAGCTGTTGCTGCAAAAAACGATTATAATGATGCGATTTTAGCTCTTGAACGTTTAAGTCCAGGTGAATCATATAAAAAGCGTAAAGCTCCTCCACCGCCAGAGCCATAA
- a CDS encoding type II toxin-antitoxin system VapC family toxin translates to MKVVVDTNVIAYYILGTKPYCNECSVFFHTTTDLLAPSSWQAELTNVLWLSVMHGVFDAAEGIECLRLANSLGICSIAPAAIWQGALARAVTYKHPAYDTLFIELAVREGCKLATFDQRLIELFPAIACRPHELNEK, encoded by the coding sequence GTGAAAGTTGTCGTTGATACCAATGTAATTGCTTACTACATTTTAGGGACTAAACCTTATTGCAATGAATGTTCTGTTTTTTTTCATACTACTACAGATTTATTAGCACCGAGTTCATGGCAGGCAGAACTTACTAACGTTCTGTGGTTATCCGTAATGCATGGAGTGTTTGATGCAGCAGAGGGTATTGAGTGTTTGCGGTTAGCTAACTCATTAGGTATTTGTAGTATTGCTCCAGCAGCTATTTGGCAAGGGGCTTTAGCTCGTGCAGTCACTTATAAACATCCTGCTTATGATACGCTTTTTATAGAACTTGCAGTACGTGAAGGATGTAAGCTTGCAACTTTTGACCAACGGTTAATAGAATTATTTCCTGCGATTGCTTGCAGGCCACACGAACTAAATGAAAAGTGA
- a CDS encoding ribbon-helix-helix protein, CopG family, with product MATLTVRNLSDDILAELKKLAQRNGRSLEDMVRRLLAEVVVDHLSACELIEASWQRQSRTPSVAEVNAWLRESRP from the coding sequence ATGGCTACATTAACAGTCAGAAATTTAAGCGATGACATACTTGCCGAGCTTAAAAAACTCGCACAGAGAAATGGTCGTTCGCTCGAAGATATGGTGCGTCGTCTACTTGCAGAAGTTGTAGTTGATCACTTATCCGCATGTGAATTAATTGAAGCCTCTTGGCAAAGGCAATCGCGAACTCCTTCGGTTGCAGAAGTAAATGCATGGCTGCGTGAGAGTCGTCCGTGA
- a CDS encoding efflux RND transporter permease subunit, with amino-acid sequence MSLSSLSVHRGVTFAMLYLIIVGFGLFGLNQLDLDMFPDISFPSVIIITTYEGSSPEDIETLISRPIESAVASVKDAEEIQSTSKDSTSIVQVNFKWSKDMEQAETDIRRAVDMYKKSLPDDASEPMIFAFDPSLQPVVGMMLTGPYPQDELRRIAINIVQPRLERLTGIASAEIAGGLVREIQVVLDPAKISTLGISPSQIVQAIYQENTQVPGGAIQQGTLDFTINATGKYRKVDEINEVVVGSRQSYKGPVPIRVKEVAKVIDTFHENQRQLEVDKTPGVWIMVRKQSGANTVKAAEAVISELPEIKKIAGSKIEFKLIFNTADYINQAIGNLSTTGLSGIAITFLVLLFFLRNIRSSIIVASAIPVSVVATFGVMHLAKMSLNIISMAGLALSIGMLVDNAIVVLESIFSSRGNKKPPWQAAISGAKNVAHAVTGSTLTTISVFLPVLFVPGIAGVLFRDMAITICFSLSVSLVVALTMIPLAASRLLGTSRGMTLSENAGSHDPLTKLRSRYGSALSWALAHRKWVFAGVGGLIAVTVLLLVILPTDFMTEDDNSQLFISAEAAVGSNIDEAKTVMDEVVDAVERVVKPEERRMIALDVGTGEGFVAIFSKGVHSATIRVPLVQPGQRQRSLQQIEDAVRKELKKISGLKATVAQPFNMMGGQGDIEIQIRGHDLKISRSLGLDLRDRLNKWPEMGNVTFSMDDQKPEVRLRFKRAKMAQIGLSTAAAGNALSTYFMGRTAGRFSENGEEYDIVVRYDRKYRLDVNEIKRMPVSTPAGGVAPLANIADVSLGLGPVDITRLDQRRITKLNCYLNKDYTDANGKNASKDLGATINKIDKMLASYSWPDEFSFHVGGTAEDFLESFKYLGLALLIAVFLVYMVMAAQFESLREPFIIIITVPLAAVGVIPFFVLTRTPLDVSSMIGGIILIGIVVNNGIVMVDAANQLRVSSPDKKEAIWQAAQLRMRPVLMTAITTSMAMFPLALGIGEGSAGWQGMAKAVIGGMVTSTFLTLFVVPCMYTIFAVKKVYADNEEKSEYSDNKL; translated from the coding sequence ATGAGTTTATCGTCTCTCTCTGTACATCGTGGTGTAACCTTTGCGATGCTCTATTTGATTATCGTTGGCTTTGGTCTTTTTGGCTTAAACCAACTCGATCTCGACATGTTTCCTGATATTTCTTTTCCGTCGGTAATAATTATCACTACCTACGAAGGCTCTAGTCCAGAAGACATCGAAACACTTATCAGTCGTCCGATTGAAAGTGCAGTCGCTTCAGTAAAAGATGCTGAAGAAATCCAATCGACCTCGAAAGATAGTACTTCGATTGTGCAAGTAAATTTCAAATGGAGCAAAGACATGGAGCAAGCCGAGACCGACATCCGGCGTGCTGTAGACATGTATAAAAAATCGCTCCCTGATGATGCCTCTGAACCCATGATCTTTGCTTTTGATCCCTCACTGCAACCCGTGGTTGGTATGATGCTCACCGGCCCCTATCCACAAGATGAACTACGACGCATCGCGATTAATATAGTGCAACCACGTCTAGAGCGTTTGACTGGCATTGCTTCGGCTGAAATAGCAGGAGGCCTAGTGCGCGAAATTCAGGTGGTTCTTGACCCTGCTAAAATTTCAACCCTTGGTATTAGCCCCTCTCAAATAGTGCAAGCAATTTATCAAGAGAATACGCAAGTACCAGGGGGAGCTATTCAACAAGGCACTCTAGATTTTACGATTAATGCAACTGGCAAATATCGCAAGGTCGATGAAATCAATGAAGTGGTTGTAGGATCACGCCAAAGTTATAAAGGGCCAGTACCGATACGTGTTAAAGAAGTTGCAAAAGTTATCGACACTTTTCACGAAAATCAACGCCAGCTAGAAGTTGATAAAACGCCTGGTGTTTGGATCATGGTGCGTAAACAATCAGGCGCCAATACCGTTAAAGCGGCAGAAGCGGTGATCTCTGAATTACCCGAAATAAAAAAAATCGCCGGCAGCAAGATTGAATTTAAGCTTATATTCAATACCGCTGATTATATTAATCAAGCAATCGGCAATCTCTCAACCACCGGCTTGTCTGGTATTGCCATCACTTTTTTAGTGTTACTGTTTTTCTTACGCAATATCAGAAGCTCAATTATCGTGGCGAGCGCTATCCCGGTGTCGGTTGTTGCCACTTTTGGCGTCATGCACCTTGCAAAAATGAGTTTAAACATTATCTCGATGGCAGGTTTAGCTCTTTCTATAGGTATGCTTGTTGATAACGCTATTGTGGTGCTTGAAAGTATTTTTAGCTCTCGCGGCAATAAAAAACCTCCATGGCAAGCTGCGATAAGCGGCGCTAAAAACGTAGCGCATGCAGTAACCGGATCAACATTAACTACCATTTCGGTTTTCTTGCCCGTTTTATTCGTGCCAGGCATTGCCGGGGTTCTCTTTCGTGACATGGCAATTACTATTTGCTTTTCGCTCTCGGTGTCTCTTGTTGTGGCCTTAACCATGATACCTTTAGCAGCCTCACGGTTGCTTGGCACTTCGCGTGGTATGACACTTTCTGAAAACGCAGGCAGTCATGATCCGCTAACCAAACTGCGCTCGCGCTATGGTAGCGCCCTAAGTTGGGCGCTTGCTCATCGAAAGTGGGTATTTGCAGGAGTTGGCGGTTTAATCGCTGTTACTGTCTTGTTGTTGGTAATTTTACCAACTGATTTCATGACAGAAGATGACAACTCACAATTATTTATTTCTGCTGAAGCTGCGGTTGGTAGCAATATCGACGAAGCCAAAACTGTTATGGACGAAGTTGTTGATGCGGTTGAACGTGTTGTCAAACCAGAAGAACGCCGAATGATTGCATTAGATGTGGGCACTGGCGAAGGTTTCGTCGCCATCTTTTCTAAGGGTGTACACTCTGCGACTATTCGTGTGCCTTTAGTACAACCTGGCCAACGCCAACGTTCACTACAACAAATTGAAGATGCTGTGCGTAAAGAATTAAAGAAAATATCTGGTTTAAAAGCAACCGTAGCGCAACCATTCAACATGATGGGAGGCCAAGGAGACATTGAGATCCAAATTCGCGGTCATGACCTTAAAATATCACGTAGCCTCGGTCTCGATTTACGCGACCGTTTAAATAAATGGCCAGAAATGGGCAATGTGACTTTTTCAATGGATGATCAAAAACCAGAAGTACGTCTACGATTTAAACGAGCCAAAATGGCCCAAATTGGTCTTTCTACCGCAGCAGCAGGTAATGCCTTATCCACTTATTTTATGGGACGCACTGCTGGCCGTTTCTCAGAAAACGGTGAAGAATATGATATTGTTGTTCGCTATGATCGAAAGTATCGCCTTGACGTTAACGAGATTAAACGCATGCCCGTGTCTACCCCTGCTGGAGGTGTAGCGCCGCTAGCTAACATTGCCGATGTTTCGTTAGGTCTGGGCCCGGTTGATATTACCCGCCTTGACCAAAGACGCATCACCAAACTTAACTGTTATCTCAACAAAGATTATACTGATGCTAATGGTAAAAACGCGAGTAAAGATTTAGGCGCAACCATTAACAAAATCGATAAAATGTTAGCTTCTTACTCATGGCCTGACGAATTTAGCTTTCATGTAGGCGGCACTGCTGAAGACTTTCTTGAATCATTTAAATATCTGGGCTTGGCTTTATTAATTGCTGTATTTTTAGTATATATGGTCATGGCCGCACAGTTTGAATCACTGCGCGAGCCATTTATCATTATAATCACTGTACCTCTGGCTGCGGTTGGTGTTATTCCGTTTTTTGTGCTTACGCGTACTCCTCTTGATGTTTCCTCTATGATTGGCGGTATTATTCTTATTGGTATTGTCGTGAATAACGGTATTGTTATGGTAGATGCAGCTAATCAGCTACGCGTTAGTTCTCCTGATAAAAAAGAAGCCATCTGGCAGGCGGCACAACTACGCATGCGCCCTGTGCTAATGACCGCCATTACAACATCAATGGCTATGTTTCCATTAGCTCTGGGTATTGGTGAAGGTTCAGCTGGTTGGCAAGGTATGGCCAAGGCGGTTATTGGCGGTATGGTAACTTCAACATTTTTAACCTTATTTGTTGTGCCATGCATGTACACTATTTTTGCGGTGAAAAAAGTATATGCTGATAATGAAGAAAAATCCGAGTATAGTGATAATAAATTATAA
- a CDS encoding efflux RND transporter periplasmic adaptor subunit: MFRIHLNKQRYWFLLSLFCFLNACAKTTDGNKNSEESLTPVRVHTITREDISDELTYVTNLRAFADVKIYSTVPDRILYFPWQDGDYIERGQRVALIRKSGLDKGLEQLVAQAEALDVQIKNAASEVERNKSLLEANSISRQLFDQVQTQYLSLQAQRRALEASRDQLAITAGNAIITAPISGVIASKMLEVGDIAMPQVPLCQILSIAKLKATLNFIESDINKVKIGQKATIHFDAYPKRSFAGVISTIMPFLDPGTLTNTVEITIDNPIDETSAKRLLKPGMFGRAIIVVAKRSQVIVVPEEALLLDNSLLQQQDKNLRLAFVVHNKTAQQRVVQLGARKGSKWEIKQGVEAGEQIIIRGHHALKDGQEIKIDEKKQP, from the coding sequence ATGTTTCGTATCCATTTAAATAAACAACGTTATTGGTTTTTGCTAAGCCTTTTTTGCTTCTTAAATGCTTGTGCAAAAACGACTGATGGCAATAAAAATAGTGAAGAATCATTAACACCTGTACGGGTGCATACAATCACACGTGAGGATATTTCTGACGAACTTACCTATGTCACTAACTTACGTGCTTTTGCTGATGTAAAAATATATTCAACAGTGCCCGACCGTATTCTTTATTTTCCATGGCAAGATGGTGATTATATTGAACGAGGTCAGCGTGTTGCCCTTATTCGCAAAAGCGGCCTTGATAAAGGTCTTGAACAGCTAGTTGCACAGGCAGAAGCGCTAGATGTACAAATTAAAAATGCCGCTAGTGAAGTAGAACGCAATAAAAGTTTGCTTGAGGCTAATTCTATTTCGCGGCAGTTATTTGACCAAGTACAAACGCAATATCTATCCTTGCAGGCGCAGCGTCGCGCTTTAGAAGCAAGTCGGGATCAGCTTGCAATCACAGCAGGCAACGCCATTATTACAGCTCCGATTAGTGGTGTCATTGCCAGCAAGATGCTTGAAGTTGGCGATATCGCCATGCCACAAGTGCCTCTTTGCCAAATTTTATCGATTGCTAAGCTTAAGGCTACGCTTAATTTTATCGAAAGCGATATTAACAAAGTGAAAATTGGGCAAAAAGCAACAATACATTTTGATGCTTACCCAAAGCGTTCATTTGCGGGAGTAATCAGCACAATTATGCCATTTTTAGATCCTGGCACACTTACCAATACGGTTGAAATTACCATCGACAATCCTATTGACGAAACTAGCGCAAAACGCCTGCTAAAACCCGGTATGTTTGGCCGAGCTATTATTGTTGTTGCTAAACGTTCGCAAGTTATCGTTGTCCCTGAAGAAGCCCTGCTACTTGATAATAGTTTGTTGCAACAGCAAGATAAAAATCTGCGTCTTGCTTTTGTGGTACACAATAAAACTGCTCAACAACGAGTTGTACAACTTGGCGCTCGCAAAGGCTCTAAGTGGGAAATTAAACAAGGAGTTGAAGCTGGTGAGCAAATAATTATACGTGGCCATCATGCTCTTAAAGATGGACAAGAAATAAAAATCGACGAAAAGAAACAACCATGA